Below is a window of Desulfarculaceae bacterium DNA.
GCAGTTGATCATGCAGGCGCCGCATTCCATGCAGTCGTCGCGCCGGGCCACCACCACCCGCTTGTCCTTCAGCTCCAGCACGCCATGGGGGCAGACCTCCAGGCACAGACCGCAGCCCACGCACAGTTCGGGGTTGGCCCGAAGGGTGGCCACGCCTTTCAGATATTGCAGGGGCATCGCCAAAACCTCCTATGCGAAGAACAGGGCATAGAGCCACAGGCCCAGGCCCAGGGCCGCGGACGCGATCTGGATCGGCACCGCGCGGCGCATCTCCTTTTTCACCCCCGAAAGCGAGGTGTAGGTGGAGGCGCCGGTGAAGTTCATGGCCATGAAGGAGCTGAGCGCGGGCACGGCCAGGAACCAGGCCCAGAGCTCGGCCCCCGGCGGCCAGGCGGGCGCGGGCCAAACGGCCCAGAGCAGCAGGCAGACGGCCAGGCCGGGCCACAGGCCCTTGAGGGCAAAGGCCCGCCCGGGCAGCCAGGGCAAGAGCAGAGGCGGCAGCACCACCCCGGCCAGCAGAGCCAGGAGCATGGCGCCCACGGCGCGCAGCCCGGCCCCTCCCGCCCCGGCCCAGAAGCCAATGCCGCCGATCCAGCCGCCCAGCGCGGCCAGCAAGACCAGGGCGGGCAGCAGCCAGGCGTATATCTGGAGCGCGGCCGTCAGCTCCACCGGGATGAGCACCACCCGCTGATAGGTGGTGAAGCTCACCCGGCGCATGGCGGGCTGAGCCCGGTTGCCGGCGGCCAAAAAGGCGGGCAGGTCGGCGGCGAGCACCGGGCCGTAGACCACCCGGAAGCCGGTGTGGCGCTTGATCTCGTGGGCGGCCACCCCGGGCGCGGCCAGCTGGGGCAGGATGATCTTGCGGTGGCTCACCACCTGGTCCAAGTGGGCGGCCTCGACGCGCTTGATCAGCTCGGCGGTGCCCATGGTGCCCTTGCCCGCCGCGCACCACACGTTGATGCCATTGGTGTCGAGCACCAGAATCCAGGCGTCCAGGCCGGGGCAGGCGGCGCGCAGATGATCGAAGCTCAGCTTGTAGTTGGCCGAGGCCAACACCGGCGAATCCGGCCCGGGCGAGCCCAGGGCGTAGAGGCCGGGGGCCACGGTGTAGTCATGCCGCCCGATGCCCCAACGCACCTTTAAGGTGCCCAGGTGGTCGGCGGTGGTGAGGCGGCTATTTATCTGGGGAGCCGGACCGGAGGGGGTGTCCACCCGGCCGCGCACAAAGGGCTGGGCCATGGGGTCCCCGCCCGGGGACCCGCCGGAGCATCAGGTGGAGCCGCCGGCCGGGGCGGGCGCGGGGGTCAAAGGAGACAGGGCTTGGGGCTGACTGGTCATGCATCCTCCCGGGATGAGGGTAATTGTAATCACCCGGGAGATAATTTCCAGTAGCTGAATGGGATTTAAAGAGGCGAGCCGCCCACCCAGCGGTCGGCCACCGGGTCGGGCCGGGGGTCGCGGTGGATGAGCAGGCGGTACATGGCCTCGGCCATGCGGCGTCCCAGGAAGATCTGGCCAGAGGTGCTCAGGTGGATGCCGTCGGGCTTGAGCGCCAGGTCGTCGGAGCGCACCATGGCCACGTAGGGCAGACGCAGCTTGGCCTGCTTGGCCTTGAGCAGGTTCCAGTAGCGGTAGTCAGGGTCGCTCTTCAGGTTGCCGCCCAGGCGGCCCAGCTGGGCGAAGACCACCGGCAGCGTGGGGTCGCCCAGGTCGCGCCGCCAGGCGGCCACCAGGGCCGCGAAGCGCCGGGGCCAGGCCACCACCGCCGCCCGCGAGGCGGTGTCGCTCTCGCCCTGAAAAAACAGCACCCCGCGCACCCGGCCCCGCTTGGCCGCCTCCCCGGCCCGCCGGATGCTGGAGCCGTAGAGCGTCTTGGGGTTGGTGGAAGGGGCCCACATGGCGATGCCCGCGCCCCCCAGGGCGCAGGGGATGAGCCCCACGTGCACCGTGGGCATCAGCTCGCTGATGCGCTGGCCAAAGGAGGCGCCCGGCCCCACCCCGGGGGTCAGGTCCAGGGAGCAGAGGTCCTTCTGGCCCTGGGGGCTGTCCAGGGGCTCCTGGGGGCCGCTCCACTGGTAGGCGTTGTTGAAGTTGGCGATGCGCTCCCGGTTGGCCGGGAAGTTGTCGGGCAGTTGGTTCAGCTCGCCCCGGCCGGACATGTTGGACTGGCCGGCCAGGATGAAGATGAGCAGCTCGGGCGGCGTTTCATCGCGCCCGCAGGCCACAACCCCCAGGCACAGGCACAGCAAAAAAATGAGGCATAGTCGGGGCATGGCTACTCTCGGGTGCTTTTTCTTGACAAGCGCGGGATGATGTACCAATTATGACATGGCTGCGACGGCCAAACACCGCACCCGCCGCCCGGCCCGGCGCAAGCTGGGGCGACTGGGCGAAAAAAGGTATATATTATCAGCCAGAAGGCTGCTATTGGCGGCGGGCGGGCCGGGAAGCGAAACAAACCAGAATCAACCGTGGGATGAACCCCCAGCCCTGCCTCAGGGTGGGGGTTTGGCGTTTTTATGACCATGAGAAGACACATGAGCGATAATTGCCGCTTCCGCTGGCTGGGAGCCCTGCTCCTATGCTTCGCCTTGGCCTGCCTGGGGGCCGCGCCCCCGGCGTCACAGGTGCAACAACAG
It encodes the following:
- a CDS encoding 4Fe-4S dicluster domain-containing protein: MPLQYLKGVATLRANPELCVGCGLCLEVCPHGVLELKDKRVVVARRDDCMECGACMINCPAEALFVQAGVGCAQAVINSALGRTGGGCCCVAEPRTAQPLPLDGIGHAPPPRKSSGCC
- a CDS encoding sialate O-acetylesterase; translated protein: MPRLCLIFLLCLCLGVVACGRDETPPELLIFILAGQSNMSGRGELNQLPDNFPANRERIANFNNAYQWSGPQEPLDSPQGQKDLCSLDLTPGVGPGASFGQRISELMPTVHVGLIPCALGGAGIAMWAPSTNPKTLYGSSIRRAGEAAKRGRVRGVLFFQGESDTASRAAVVAWPRRFAALVAAWRRDLGDPTLPVVFAQLGRLGGNLKSDPDYRYWNLLKAKQAKLRLPYVAMVRSDDLALKPDGIHLSTSGQIFLGRRMAEAMYRLLIHRDPRPDPVADRWVGGSPL